One stretch of Chelonia mydas isolate rCheMyd1 chromosome 21, rCheMyd1.pri.v2, whole genome shotgun sequence DNA includes these proteins:
- the TMEM81 gene encoding transmembrane protein 81 has product MKTLENSCICGTLAFGFYLPLLAASLETVTIPAQLKSAVAKVLVSTTSCSVTCGLGFKVEEICQIDPHGERSHCIFRRSDCLTNWICGLLHFTVPVGKPFELSCLTSEMIGVGSQAFIYTWRLARGLITTDDLLFKPFKTPSYVIKLSPAKESDAGTYRCDVQLMKTFKLIKRIYFGLRVIPNDLVDLNFQKSLTLEQKLAANEKEANQQNGTSVVVQWHQQSWQRRALLVFLIGIGSGVAGGVLVGTVLYFLLEARTKNRPTEE; this is encoded by the coding sequence ATGAAGACCTTGGAAAACAGCTGTATCTGTGGGACATTAGCTTTTGGTTTCTATCTGCCTTTGTTGGCAGCTTCCCTTGAGACAGTTACCATCCCAGCGCAGCTGAAGTCAGCAGTGGCTAAGGTTTTGGTCAGTACCACATCCTGCAGTGTCACCTGTGGCCTGGGCTTCAAGGTGGAGGAGATATGTCAGATTGATCCGCATGGCGAAAGGAGTCATTGTATCTTCCGCAGGTCAGACTGCCTGACCAACTGGATCTGTGGGTTACTCCATTTCACTGTCCCCGTTGGCAAACCATTTGAGCTCAGCTGCCTGACCTCTGAGATGATTGGTGTTGGCAGCCAGGCCTTTATCTACACCTGGAGGCTTGCCAGAGGCTTAATCACCACAGATGATCTGCTTTTCAAACCTTTCAAGACCCCAAGCTATGTCATTAAACTTTCCCCTGCCAAAGAATCTGATGCAGGGACTTACAGGTGTGATGTGCAGCTGATGAAGACATTCAAGCTCATCAAGAGGATCTACTTTGGGCTTCGAGTGATCCCTAATGATTTAGTGGATCTGAACTTTCAGAAATCCTTGACTCTGGAACAGAAACTAGCAGCAAATGAAAAGGAAGCAAACCAACAGAATGGCACCAGTGTCGTCGTACAATGGCATCAGCAGTCTTGGCAAAGAAGGGCCTTGTTGGTGTTCCTGATAGGAATTGGAAGTGGGGTGGCAGGAGGTGTGTTGGTGGGCACAGTTCTCTACTTTTTGCTGGAGGCTCGCACGAAAAACAGACCCACAGAGGAGTGA